Proteins encoded in a region of the candidate division WOR-3 bacterium genome:
- a CDS encoding DUF6754 domain-containing protein — MWLLLIFYASIDNFIARDRPNDGGKSIYLCWKGVEDTLIDGYVIFRKTISDTAFTKIGFAGRYATNFEDNTVLDSVKYIYQIAIQKNDSIYSYTLSNIVQSSPQLFHKGRLNILFAIILFTLFLIYFMSRAKRGAKLFIRKIAGLDAVEEAVGRATEMGKPILYVPGLGDIDFPSVIASMNILGEIAKKSAVYENPIIVVNCYPVVYTVAREVVKQAFTSEGKIDKFKDDYVRYLTESQFGYAAAINGIILREKPATNFFIGPFFAESLLMAETGNQVGAIQIAGTDQVLQLPFFVTACDYTLLGEEVYAASAYLTKEPVLVASLKAQDTGKILTLLILVLLTVLAFLKINLTSILKVQ; from the coding sequence GTGTGGCTTTTACTCATATTCTATGCATCAATAGATAATTTTATTGCGCGGGACAGACCCAATGACGGGGGTAAATCTATTTATCTATGCTGGAAGGGTGTAGAGGATACCCTGATTGACGGTTATGTAATTTTTCGTAAAACGATTTCTGATACTGCATTTACAAAAATTGGTTTTGCCGGGAGATATGCAACAAATTTTGAAGATAACACTGTTTTAGATTCAGTAAAATATATATACCAAATTGCAATTCAAAAGAATGATAGCATTTATTCATACACACTGAGTAACATTGTTCAATCCTCTCCACAGTTATTTCACAAGGGCAGACTTAATATTCTTTTTGCAATTATTTTGTTCACCTTATTTTTGATATACTTTATGTCTCGTGCAAAAAGAGGTGCAAAATTATTTATCAGAAAGATTGCTGGGCTTGATGCAGTTGAAGAGGCAGTGGGCAGGGCAACCGAAATGGGAAAGCCAATACTTTATGTACCTGGTCTCGGTGATATTGATTTTCCTTCTGTAATTGCTTCAATGAATATTCTTGGTGAGATTGCAAAGAAGTCGGCAGTCTATGAAAATCCAATTATTGTGGTAAATTGTTATCCGGTTGTATATACAGTTGCTCGCGAGGTCGTCAAACAGGCATTTACAAGTGAAGGAAAGATTGATAAATTCAAGGATGATTATGTGCGTTATCTTACTGAATCCCAATTTGGATATGCAGCAGCGATAAATGGGATTATTTTGAGGGAAAAGCCCGCAACAAATTTTTTTATAGGTCCGTTTTTTGCTGAATCACTTTTAATGGCAGAGACCGGGAATCAGGTTGGGGCTATTCAGATTGCCGGTACTGATCAGGTTCTGCAATTGCCGTTTTTTGTTACTGCGTGTGATTACACGCTTCTTGGGGAAGAAGTTTATGCTGCGTCTGCTTATTTAACAAAAGAACCAGTTCTTGTTGCATCTTTGAAGGCACAGGACACCGGAAAAATTCTCACACTTCTCATTCTCGTCTTACTAACAGTTCTTGCATTTCTCAAAATTAATTTGACTTCCATATTAAAGGTACAATGA